Within the Drosophila ananassae strain 14024-0371.13 chromosome Y unlocalized genomic scaffold, ASM1763931v2 tig00000093, whole genome shotgun sequence genome, the region TAGTGGGTAAAAATGgtatacatatttaaatatgtttagatgtaaagatatttaaaaattggcttttaaaaacaaaaccaaattcgataaaaattgaatttatcaTCAATTAAAGGGTATAGACGGTAAAAATGgttgtcgggtcaagcaaTAAGTTATTAAATTCCTGaagtcactttcttttatagatttatttatgttcgcgGCGCCTGCTCTCGttcattcgatcggccacctgaaTCTGCCTTCATGCtttagcgtttgtctcgctctctcgagGTATCTATCTGTCGCGCCGCAGTATCAAGcattgagccgcgctcccgcgtctttATTCTACTTCGGTTTTCAACCCCTTCgcagtcacatatgtacatatgatATGTCATTTGtataaacccaaaacaattaaataaattgtattaataCTTATAAATCGAACTtggcttgtttttattaaaaccaatatttagaacattaaataaagcgctcggtaactgaacaatggttaaaagtgaaaactttgttaataaatatatacaatttatCAATAGTGTTATTTCAATGTAGAATTATTGGGCTAGCCAACTAACTGTTTTACTGCGTCCACCGTCGAAAGCTTTCGGCTGGATGCTGCgctgtgaaaaaaaattaacgcacaaaacaaaaataaataaaaaaaaataattctttCAACTCTGTTTCCCTCACTTTTCaccaatatttaaaattatatcctaattttccatttttttcttctatcACATTAAAAGTTAACTTAAGAATACAATGAGTTCATTACTTCTTATGCAATCCCTCTCATTTCTCTTACTAGAGTTCATTGAATCACTGGGGAACATTTGGGAGGTGATCCACCGCGTGCTATTACGTATTTAGTTTTAGTGGCAAAAGCTGCAACGTGCTCCCTCACCGTCTCCATCCGTCTAGCTTAATCCATCATCCCAACGTGGATGGGGACCAGAACTTGGAGTTTTTCGTCTCTCGTCTGTCTCGTTCACCCATATCGCAATAATAAAACATAATAATTTTGCTGGAGCGGAGTGCAGGGATTTTTATGGagtcatttttttgtttaaaagcgTTTTATAACATCAATTACCCTTACCTTCCGAGTCTGTGCCAACTGAATAAGTTCAAATCTTTCACACTTTATCTGCTTCACATTCATTATATGAATCTaagtttttaaactttaaactgcACTGGTCTGAGTCTCGATGTGAAAAGAAAGAACCTCCAGCCGAGTGATACGAGGAACCCAGGGCCAACTATTCGGGAGTTTTTGCAGAGTTTACCCGGTTATAAATTTCTCCACCCATTTCTCTCGCTGAGTAAGATGGCTGCCACTAACAGTCCCTAAGTCTACCCGCTTCTTCACGACCGTTTTAGAGCCAGTCGCTTCAAAACCGCATAAGCAATCCATCCGACACAAACCTTTACAAgctatatgacagctatataGTCACCGATCCATATGAAGTTTAATCGGATTACTTtacccaaaatggaatctgtacccgATCAATCAGATGTAGTCGGTCGTTCCGTCATATATACTGCCtactatatataatatatagtacTGCCTACTACTATACTATATACGAAAACAAAAAGCGGCCACCTATTAGAACTGCCGTGGAGTATGATATATTTGTTAAAGAATTTTATAAACATATGTAACAAATTCTTACCTTGAGAATTTCTTCATTTCCTTTTGCCTTATCTACTTCATTTTCATAATAGTTTTGCATATCTTGCATCTCCAGTTGCATCTCATTGATATACTGGCTTTGTTGGTTTAGGTTATCCTCAAGGTCCCCCGAAATGTTTTCGGCTTCATTTGCTTTTTGTTccaattgatttattttatcgCCAAGAGATTCcaaatttttacattttttacgCAGTGCATCGCGTTCTGCCAAAATTCTCTGTATATTAGAAACATCTTTTTCAGGAGAAAAATTACTTCTTTCAATATCATTgcttttttcaatttcacttAGCTTGGCGCATTTTTTCATTAGATCATCTTCAGTTTTCCGAAGCAAAACCAATTCCTTTCCCATTctgttaattttattttgcaggTATTGTAGGTCAGTACTTTTTTCAGGATCCACTTCTATACTATCTAGTGTACAACGAACCGATTGTTTTTCAATGAGCCGCTTCAAGTTGGAATTTTCAGCTTCGAGAATGTCGTGTGCCTTAATCATATCAACTATTGACATTTGCAAATCATTTAATTGCTTTTCATCTTCAGGATCAATCTTCTTCTCGTCGGCCagttcttttattttttttttcaatagctCGCTTTTATCCGGATTATAGCGTTCACTTAAAATCCTCAAAATCTCTGCATTTTCTTCATTGGCCACTATAAGCTTATCATCTGATTCATCCAATTTCTGTTGcaacatattatttttaaacataatgTCTTGCATTCGCCTGATTGTATCGTCCGCTGTGTTAATGAGGCTGTCTCTTAAAAGGAGGCTACTACCATACTCCTCTTCTGGTCCTAAGCTTGTGGGTACCGATTTTTTCAAAGCATTTCCGTTTTCAGTACGCTTTCCTATAACAGGTGAATTGCATGCGATTAGGTCTGCAACAAATCTTGATTTCTTTTCTTGGCTGGCAGACCATGACCTGTCATCAATATTTGATGGGTACGACTTTAGCTTAACACACGACTCGAGGCAATCAAATTCTTCAACCTCATTCATAAAAGGAACGTGAAAAAACTCTTTTTGAGTTGAAAAAGCCATGATGAAGAATGTTTTGTATTCCTAGGACTcgtagaaaaattaaattatttgattggcttattttttataaatcttGGGTTGTATCAGATTGAAGGGTTTGATAATagtattacttttattttgatAACTTTGACAAAAGGTTCGTAACTAAATTCAACGCCTACTTTGAATAACTAATCCTAAGGTTAATCTATCACCCATAAATGTGATTGATTATAAtcaatataattaattataataattttttccatattGAAATAAACGCAATTGACCAAAAAAggtcatcttttagaattttgaaaaaactttttttggacaggtaaaacaaaatttcaaaaaaaaaactactgaaatcgttttccaatagtgtgataaacaatgaccatcaatatttttaaatgacCACCTGAAATCGTTTTCCAatagtgtgataaacaatgaccatcaatatttttaaatgacCACCTAGCGttctgaaattatttaaaattgaacacagttaaaaatttttcaaaaatttcaaaatcgactttttgaattttttttcaatattaaaataaacgcaattgaccacaaatggtcatcttttagaattttgaaaaaacttttcgtttttaaaatatttaagtttttagttttttttttgaaattttgttttacctgtgaaaaaaaatgagctaaactgaacacttaaatatttcaaaaactaaaagtttttttttaaattctaaaagatgaccattggtggtcattttgtttatttcgattaaaaaaaaaaaattcaaaaagtcaaattttaaaattttcaaaaatttttttttatcccaaCGTGGATGGGGACCAGAACTTGGAGCTTTTCGTCTCTCGTCTGTCTCCTTCACCCACATCGCATTAATAAAACATAATAATTTTGATGGAGCGGAATGCagggattttttttataaatttctccACCCATTTCTCTCGCTGAGTCAGACGGCTGCCACTAACAGTCCCTAATCCTACCAGCTTCTTCACGACCGTTTTAGAGCCAGTCGCTTCAAAACCGCATAAGCAATTTATCCGATACAAACCTTTACAAGCTAtacgacagctataggatatagtcgccgaTCCATATAAAATTTAATCGGATTACTTTACCCATAATGGAATCTTTACCCAGTcctatctttctaacttaaaaaacaccaaagttccGATCAATTAAACTTTTTGGACATATGAGTGCATAAATCCATAGGCCAAGTATATTTGTAGGTCCAAATAACCACTATGATTTTTCCGTGATCATTCCTcaaaaccattaaaaattataagaaaCAGAAAATCTTTACAATTACAATTATCAATTTCacgaaaataaaagagaaCCATACTTATGGTTCTATCACGAATGTACTTGGTTCAGTTTTGCCCAATGTTATACTTGGTGCCGTCATGCCCAAGACGGCATGAGGGGGCAGCAGTGGGAGCAGACGAACCAGCTCGGCTGGTTGCACGGAAGGAAAATGCGAGCGTATTTGAGGAAAAGACCACACTTAGGTCCACGCCAAGATAAAGAGCGGTGAGTGAGTCAGAAAAGCTCATTCATAGTCTGGCGGTACCAGAGATGAAAAGcgtgaggagcatggagccgcACGTGCGAAAGCCGGTCCCGGTGCAGGTGTTCTACGCAAAAGTGGCCAAGCAAGTCTGGGAGTGGTcattccgattcgacggagaGATCCACTAGTATTCGTGGACCGAGTGGCATGGTGATAGAAAGTTTGGTGgagaaaaaatgtttttaaggCCACAAAAACTAGTGCATTGTTTTAAATGAATAAGTGCCACGCAATGAGCCCATTGAGCAACGACCAAAAGAACGAGCGTAGAAGGTCAGTGAACCAAGGGAACGGCTTCTACTCTTACTTTTCAACCCGcgatattgaaattgaaaaatcgGCGATTAAGAGCAAATCGGCTTAAAAGATTTGCCCCTACTGGCGGAAGTTGACGAAAACCAACCAGCGCCAGTCACCGCAAAAAAACCCAAGACCTTTCCAATCTATATCAGGGAGAAAAACTCGAGTGCCCTGGGCAACCGAATTGCGGCGTTGATCGGGAACGGCGACAACTTTCATGTTGTCCCGCTTATCAAAGGGAACATCCACGAAACAAAGGTGCAAACCAAGACTGAAGAGCACTTCCGTATtgtgtccaaatatttggacaatgATCGGATAAACTATTACACATACcagctgaaaagcagcaaggggaTACAAATGATAGTAAAGGGAATAGAACCCGATGTTACCGCCGCGGAAATAAAAACCGCTGgttgttaactactccccccttAAATTAGACGCCGTCCTCGGTGACAGCCAATTCGTCCATGGACCTTTGTAACTGGGATGTATCTCGTTTGCGCCTGCAGTGTTGTTGGAGCGGGATTCAGCTGCATAGTGCGAACCTAACGGCGACTCTCGCGGCGAACCAAATCTTCGGGGATCCTCCGGCCGACACGTCATCTCTGAGCTCCTGCATCAAACGCAGGTTATGTTCGTTCAACCGCTGTAGTAGTGGCAAATAAGTTTGCCACTACATACTAAGGTATGTGATCGTGTCCCATGATGTTAATTAGAGGGGAGACCGCAATACCCGGGCTCTTATTCACAGCGTAGTTGAGGTTCAGATACACGGAGTCGTTGCTCACCGCCTTCCTTTCGAAAGTGATAAGGTGGGTCCCTATTATAGATGTTGTGGGACCGTCATCGATAGTAATCCTCGTTAATTTTTCGTTGACGATTCCGGCTTTTAGCCGCCCCGCCTGCATGTAAATGCCTGGCGCAAGTGTCATGGGACTCCTTTTTGCAAAATGTGGGCAAGTTGGTAGAAGCGCAATCAGCGACTGCTAGGATTCCATCATAACTTTCCGCCACGATGTTGTCTTCTGTTTGTAGCATAGTATGGCAGTGTGCGACAGAGAAAAGCAGGACTTTCTTACTAATAAGCTTATGTCTAGGATACTGAACTATGACATGTTTGATGGCAATGGATTGGAAAATTTTAATCTTAGATACGTCCATTAGGCTAACTATGGGGACCTCTGTGAGCTGGTCGTCAAAAATAGCCTTTAGGTCGTTATGGTTGAAAATAATAGGGTTTATGATGTTGTTTTTAGCGAGTGTAATAGTGAGCATATAATTTGGGATTTCGGATATTAGCATTCTATTTCTGGCGAGGAGTGTTTCGAACAAATGACCTGAGACAAGCCCGTCCCTTTTCTCCTTGAGGATCCAATTTACTGTGTCTGTGAACAAATTAATGTGTTTCTGTGTCTCTGTGTTAATAAAAACCTGTCTATTGTTGGCCTCGATAAGCGATGCTTGattggttttaattctactAAGATCCGCGTCGGATGTAACCGCCACGACCTTAAGGACTGAGCCCAAAAAATTGAGGCTCCTGGCCATTCTATGGTGTATCTTAAGCTCATCCAAAATGTTCTGGGCGTGTTCGATGTCAACTTTCAGCAGCCTCCTCATGGGGGATTGTGGGAACAATCCCAGCATTCCGACCGTGGAGTCAATTATGCTACAGTACCGCCACGGTACTGTGAAACCTCTCTACTTGGCCATTGGAGCATTGACGACATCGATGCTGTACTGGTTTTTCAGCAATGATGTGATTGTTTCAGAGTTAAAGGAGGCCTCTGATTTATATTCCTTGTTGATCCTTGGCgttgtatttatttgtatttgtaatTTAAGTAAGTCCATTCTTTTAGTTTAGATttgtatatttgtattttatttggttGGAGCAGTaatggtgccgctccaacgatcgaaatgtCTCTGctttttacaatattctttaagtctaattaaggctaagtctcatagctgcgctgctcgcaggcagcggcagaggaACGGCtatgtatctatatacttatgtatattgcTATGCGCTCTCAAGTGTAGGCGCGAGGGGTATGCATATGCTGTCCGTTCGTTGCAGTTATGCCGACGATAGCATTTCCCGTGTGCGGGCTAAGCCATAACGATCGGatcatatttcggccacttaggaTTTATGACCGGgactttgaaatatgtaaacactgcaacaaagtgttacagtgcgtaccctttaagtattttcggtacagtgggtattcaatatatgtgcatactacatctccctccttttgaaaaagaacgtaatataatgaagttatttttataataaaaatttctaattaatacattctcttttttttatttgctatCGATTATCTTATTAGaattaaagaaaatgaaattattaaaaaaatatgtttatttatttatttatatatgtgtgtCTTTTTATGGCCATACTAAGtacaatttataaaataaagatttttaatctatccttATGAACTGTTTATTTcctatgtttattatttgttattataatgttgtctctatctcctatttccgttacTATATACGGACCTGTATATTTAGGATCTAACTTATGACCTGTCGtctcgttttttaataaaacttggtcacctactgatatatctatatcccTTACTTTATGATCATatagtatttatatttattgcttctaacataactctagctcttttataggcTACTTCTAATCTATACTTACTCTCCTTAGCATAGtcatctatattatatagtgcTTCTATactatctatgctattaaaatgtttcggtaaattacttgttttactgaatactagctcatatggacaataagtatgtgccatagagggggtcgtgttgaaacaaaagacaaaatattgaagccatacgtcccaatcagttttatcaaccgatatgtaagatcgtatgtactcattgaaagttctatgacttctttctattgttccaactgtctggtggtggtgtgctgtggatgtaatattttcaatctttaaatatttgcacaaatcGTCTATAATTGAGTTCTTAcattctgttcccatgtccgtaatgaacgtcttcattggaccgtacttcaggataaaagattcaaatattgctttagcgacagtattttttttttttttttaattaaactttgcttttatttattggatattctcttaattttgagactaacaataagttttcaaatcttaacattaacatttaactaacagtagactaagactgcattctggttgcgcgttcctcaagacggtcgctgggtggacaggtcattgcgacgaagtcgtgattgcttgctcaaccttgttagacctctcgccaggtggttagggtgcgacaatagcttgctaaagtacttttccttctgttctgggatcacatctttgactggaagaatgtttaagtcgcgatgtatgttttcgttgcgcacgtaccacggtgccccggtgattgttctcaagatcttcgactgagctcgctggactatgtcaatattgctattgctggcattcccccataactgggagccgtacatccatataggtttaagtaccgagttatacagcaggactttatattcaaggcaaaggggagaccgagcgttgataagccaatgaaggctgctggcttttagctttaggtgggttcttttagcttctatgtgccgacgccatgtaagtcttctatcgaggtgtactcctagatatgttacctcgtttgcttgcgggagtagggtgttgtttagcgtaaggggcgggcagttttgcctattcaaggtgaacgtaacgtgcttgcatttttgttcgtttactttaattcgccagtctgatagccatttttcaacatccaccagatgaagagctagctgcgcagttgcttgcatcgggcattttgagcggctaagaatagctgtatcatcagcaaacgtagatgttgttagtcgtgtgcttgtcgggatgtctgctgtgtagagaacatataatgttggtccgagtacacttccttgaggaactccagctccaacagtgaattcgtcagatatatctgtgttgcacatcacagcaaattttctgtcgtaaaggtaagactctaaaagcttgtgggtattacaagggagcattgtcttgatcttgtacattagaccttctagccagactctatcaaatgcttgagagacatctagaaatattgcggtacagtactcgcgtttttcgaatgcattccgaatttctgctgttatccggttgacctgcttaattgttccgtgctcttcacgaaacccaaactgatgtgacgggattccttcctggatccttaggtatgtgtttattcgagtcagaatgcatttctcaaagagtttagataagcatgaaagtaggcttataggtctatacgacgtgggaattgtgtggtcttttcccggctttgctatcattattataattgactttttccatctcgctggaaagtggccaagttttgcgatggcattgaagagctgggtgatagtgcagacggcgcaatatggaagctcaatgatcattttgggagttatgaggtcgcagcctggtgattttttcggatttagttggtttttgatgatattagcgatttcgtttgggcgaaactcgattggttcatgttgaagctgaggctcatatggtaaagtcggcaaagtaaaggcactagtggccggatttggttggaagatatttttaaggtgattggcaaacgtgctggctctatctgcatcgctgcgcgcccagatGTGGGATATttaataggcatcacggtttctttcggtgagcttagagttgggtgagctctccatagtgagtgttttgtactagaagttgacaattgctctatatagcggcggtggacataatcttcttcttgctgtagggctttagtaagttgacgtgaggcatgtctaaagctttgcttagcagatggcgatctgtggaattgccactcgcgacgtaaacgccgcttttcgaggacgagctgttcgatttgtagatttgtctttttattgctttgtgtatttatagtttgcgatgttgaggctcgagctgcagagacgagtacagactcaagtgaattaacaaagctgtctacgttggcttcatcgtggagatgaggacttagctcaatgtgtgagctgatatattttctgtacttaacccaattggttttctgtgaggtcaattttaatggttgttccaatgttcctggatgtcgcagtagaataaacaggacaggcgagtgatcagatgagagatccgataggcaattggcgcttatcagatttttagggatgtttttggtaatcgcaaagtctattaaatctggtagtttccttgggtctgccggccagtatgttggtgtgccagaaaaaacatagtcgagctggttcttggctttgataattgcattatagagctgcttcccttttggagtcacgagacgggatccccagtgtgtgtgcttggcattgtagtctcctgctgctatgaagtggtctccaagtgtgttgaaaaactgcataaactcatcttcagctatattgaagcgaggggggcagtatacggcggctagtgtaagttggttgccagtatttagttgtatatttatagatgtggcct harbors:
- the LOC26515437 gene encoding laminin subunit beta-1-like; this encodes MAFSTQKEFFHVPFMNEVEEFDCLESCVKLKSYPSNIDDRSWSASQEKKSRFVADLIACNSPVIGKRTENGNALKKSVPTSLGPEEEYGSSLLLRDSLINTADDTIRRMQDIMFKNNMLQQKLDESDDKLIVANEENAEILRILSERYNPDKSELLKKKIKELADEKKIDPEDEKQLNDLQMSIVDMIKAHDILEAENSNLKRLIEKQSVRCTLDSIEVDPEKSTDLQYLQNKINRMGKELVLLRKTEDDLMKKCAKLSEIEKSNDIERSNFSPEKDVSNIQRILAERDALRKKCKNLESLGDKINQLEQKANEAENISGDLEDNLNQQSQYINEMQLEMQDMQNYYENEVDKAKGNEEILKRSIQPKAFDGGRSKTVSWLAQ